Proteins encoded by one window of Halorubrum ruber:
- a CDS encoding PAS domain-containing sensor histidine kinase — MNSSPESSPIDHAESIVNALGDGAYVLGADRTRVFVNDRLREVTGFDEDVLHDEHPERLVEEGYWSEETGERYRAAVERVLAGETDDERVQLTTTLADGGEVTTETRLTPIERDGSVVGAVGVIRDVTDRVERERELERLNERLERLAGFLSHDLRNPLSVARGYVELARETGDTERLAAAEEALDRIESMIDEALVMARDPNEVETADAAVDLGDLAADCLESGDVGDCPADAELVVEDPGPVAGDPTLLRRAVSNLIGNAFDHGGDEPTVRVGVDDRGVYVADDGPGLPDDEQARAELTDFGVSPEGGTGIGLAIVERVAAAHGWTLEIGESAEGGFRATLAGAKSTK; from the coding sequence ATGAACTCCTCGCCGGAGTCGAGCCCGATTGACCACGCCGAGTCGATCGTGAACGCGCTCGGCGACGGCGCGTACGTCCTCGGCGCCGACCGGACTCGCGTGTTCGTCAACGACCGGCTCCGCGAGGTGACCGGGTTCGATGAGGACGTCCTCCACGACGAACACCCGGAACGGCTCGTCGAGGAGGGGTACTGGTCCGAGGAGACCGGCGAGCGCTACCGGGCGGCCGTTGAGCGCGTCCTCGCGGGCGAGACGGACGACGAGCGCGTCCAGCTCACGACGACGCTCGCGGACGGCGGCGAGGTGACCACCGAGACCCGGCTGACGCCGATCGAGCGCGACGGCTCGGTCGTCGGCGCGGTCGGAGTGATCCGCGACGTCACGGACCGCGTCGAGCGCGAACGAGAGTTAGAGCGGCTCAACGAGCGGCTCGAACGGCTCGCCGGCTTCCTCTCGCACGACCTCCGGAACCCCCTGTCGGTCGCCCGCGGCTACGTCGAGCTCGCCCGCGAGACGGGCGACACCGAGCGGCTGGCGGCCGCCGAGGAGGCGCTCGACCGGATCGAGTCGATGATCGACGAGGCGCTGGTGATGGCCCGCGACCCGAACGAGGTGGAGACCGCGGACGCCGCGGTCGACCTCGGAGACCTCGCCGCCGACTGCTTGGAGTCGGGCGACGTCGGCGATTGCCCGGCCGACGCCGAGCTCGTCGTCGAGGACCCCGGGCCGGTGGCCGGCGACCCGACCCTGCTCCGGCGCGCCGTCAGCAACCTCATCGGCAACGCCTTCGACCACGGCGGCGACGAGCCTACGGTCCGGGTCGGCGTCGACGACCGAGGGGTGTACGTGGCCGACGACGGACCGGGGCTTCCGGACGACGAGCAGGCGCGCGCGGAACTGACCGACTTCGGCGTCTCGCCGGAGGGGGGCACAGGCATCGGACTCGCCATCGTCGAGCGCGTCGCGGCCGCGCACGGCTGGACGCTCGAGATCGGCGAGTCGGCCGAGGGCGGGTTCCGCGCGACGCTGGCCGGTGCGAAATCGACGAAATAA